A part of Oncorhynchus clarkii lewisi isolate Uvic-CL-2024 chromosome 17, UVic_Ocla_1.0, whole genome shotgun sequence genomic DNA contains:
- the LOC139369978 gene encoding zinc finger protein 135-like, which produces MKILLVRQAERPEPEPGTSKPARRHQFSHCGKSCNQKAQLKAHERIHTGEKPYHCSQCGKCFARSGMLKEHERIHTGEKLYHCSQCGKCFARSGMLKEHERTHTGEKPYHCSQCGKCFTLRGHLKQHEKMHTGEKPYHCSQCGKFFTLRGHLKQHEKIHTGEKPYYCSQCGKCFVRLWELKRHERIHTGEKPYHCSQCGKCFARSGMLKQHERIHTGEKPYHCSQCGKCFVRSVELKRHERIHTGEKPYHCSQCGKCFNQSGELKRHERIHTGEKPYHCSQCGKSFNRKETLKAHERIHTGEKPYHCSQCGKSFAHLESLKEHIRLHTEEKA; this is translated from the exons aaagaccagaaccagagccagggacgtccaaaccagcaagacgacaccagttctcccactgtggaaagagttgTAACCAGAAAGCACAACTGAAAgctcatgagagaatacacacaggagagaagccttaccactgctcccaatgtggaaagtgtttcgccCGGTCGGGGATGCTGAaagaacatgagagaatacacacaggagagaagctgtaccactgctcccaatgtggaaagtgtttcgccCGGTCTGGGATGCTGAAAGAACATGAGAGAacgcacacaggagagaagccttaccactgctcccaatgtggaaagtgtttcacccTGAGAGGACACCTGAAACAACACGAGAAaatgcacacaggagagaagccttaccactgctcccaatgtggaaagtttTTCACCCTGAGAGGacacctgaaacaacatgagaaaatacacacaggagagaagccttactactgctcccaatgtggaaagtgtttcgtcCGTTTGTGGGAGCTGAaacggcatgagagaatacacacgggagagaagccttaccactgctcccaatgtggaaagtgtttcgccCGGTCGGGGatgctgaaacaacatgagagaatacacacaggagagaagccttaccactgctcccaatgtggaaagtgttttgtCCGTTCGGTGGAGCTGAaacggcatgagagaatacacacgggagagaagccttaccactgctcccaatgtggaaagtgtttcaaccagtcgGGGGAGCTGAaacggcatgagagaatacacacaggagagaagccttaccactgctcccagtgtggaaagagtttcaacCGGAAAGAGACCCTGAAAgctcatgagagaatacacacaggagagaagccttaccactgctcccaatgtggaaagt cttttgcccatttagaaagcctgaaagaacacattagactgcacacagaggagaaggcttag